From a region of the Myxococcaceae bacterium JPH2 genome:
- a CDS encoding peptidylprolyl isomerase produces the protein MSPVVSSASAEALKLPSVKAPSLDGLAVRVPAPDDLTEEDLLRSFHEKRRAVATTRERQAGESLELGDDVQLNIVGYCDGTLIPFSARFGMRTELAPIEALPGFCEGVAEGGKVGESMQIALVLPDDYPVESLQGKPARFLVDILGAHQVTMLPETSSEFLTKLDMGSSLDEVMNQLREEMEDELAAQLWVQAQDMVLDEVARRAPVELSPALVDEELRRRWVQAEGQAMVAYQFDVEEQQEALRGWLTDPTTRADAERGLHIGIALKAVTEAEKLQLTPEKLEQLIRDSTEPFGLTAADVHAALRETPETTKRLTEMGWYLLAVEHVMNKAKVVFEGAEQG, from the coding sequence ATGAGCCCGGTGGTGAGTTCCGCCTCCGCCGAAGCCCTCAAGCTCCCCAGTGTGAAAGCCCCGTCCCTGGATGGGCTCGCCGTGCGGGTTCCCGCTCCGGACGACCTGACCGAGGAAGACCTCCTGCGCAGCTTCCACGAGAAGCGCCGGGCCGTGGCCACCACGCGCGAGCGTCAGGCGGGCGAGTCGCTGGAGCTGGGCGACGACGTGCAGCTCAACATCGTGGGCTACTGTGACGGGACGCTCATCCCGTTCTCCGCGCGCTTCGGAATGCGCACGGAGCTGGCGCCCATCGAGGCGCTGCCCGGGTTCTGCGAGGGCGTCGCGGAAGGGGGCAAGGTGGGCGAGTCGATGCAGATCGCCCTCGTGCTGCCGGACGACTATCCCGTGGAGTCACTCCAGGGGAAGCCCGCGCGCTTCCTCGTGGACATCCTCGGCGCGCACCAGGTGACGATGCTGCCGGAGACCTCGTCCGAGTTCCTCACCAAGCTCGACATGGGCAGCAGCCTGGATGAGGTGATGAACCAGCTCCGCGAGGAGATGGAGGACGAGCTCGCGGCGCAGCTCTGGGTGCAGGCCCAGGACATGGTGCTGGACGAGGTGGCTCGGCGCGCTCCGGTGGAGCTGTCCCCGGCGCTGGTGGACGAGGAGCTGCGTCGCCGCTGGGTCCAGGCCGAGGGCCAGGCCATGGTCGCGTACCAGTTCGACGTCGAGGAGCAGCAAGAGGCGCTCCGCGGCTGGCTCACCGACCCCACCACGCGCGCGGACGCCGAGCGCGGACTGCACATTGGCATCGCGCTGAAGGCCGTCACCGAGGCCGAGAAGCTGCAGCTCACTCCGGAGAAGCTGGAGCAGTTGATCCGCGACTCCACGGAGCCCTTCGGCCTCACCGCGGCGGACGTGCACGCCGCCCTGCGTGAGACCCCGGAGACGACCAAGCGCCTGACCGAGATGGGCTGGTACCTGCTCGCGGTCGAGCACGTCATGAACAAGGCGAAGGTGGTCTTCGAGGGCGCGGAGCAGGGCTGA
- a CDS encoding endonuclease/exonuclease/phosphatase family protein, protein MKVPELLEHLPAVGPRLARGAEESPRREATVSFTAFTALPRPSGERRLGDGRTLVVQHPSVMAPRGPGLTVMSYNILLGGLYRDPLLAYFAQLEKDGRMPDVIGLQEASVPMAALLASRFGFHLAYQGNDGGSDARLVNGKALLSRHPLRDAAHFTYVIADAEREAAIARQGEPGELVEDRGVLWARIDVEGRSVSLYNLHHALGDSGINAHNLRQLNALLRHREDADAVVLGDFNANTAIKRGGSWLWAHWGAYDDTDTVEEYRARYGTPRATVGDWGVGNIADPRLRHALHDLEHALPESIAHAAQVHVRLADGSVMTPHAAREALRSGDIPRGGQEWLRLQDVADSATLSSLPDEAGLVPATGKRFDNFYASPGLEPVMFEVDRSTESSDHQPVLAHYRLREAAGAPSGQH, encoded by the coding sequence ATGAAGGTCCCTGAGCTGTTGGAGCACCTGCCCGCGGTGGGACCTCGGCTCGCGCGCGGAGCCGAGGAATCGCCTCGGCGCGAGGCGACGGTCTCCTTCACCGCCTTCACCGCGCTGCCTCGGCCCTCCGGAGAGCGCCGGCTGGGAGACGGGCGCACGCTGGTGGTGCAGCACCCCTCGGTGATGGCTCCGCGCGGGCCCGGCCTCACGGTCATGAGCTACAACATCCTGCTCGGCGGGCTGTACCGCGATCCGCTGCTCGCGTACTTCGCGCAGCTGGAGAAGGACGGGCGGATGCCCGATGTCATCGGGTTGCAGGAAGCCAGCGTGCCCATGGCCGCGCTCCTCGCGTCCCGGTTCGGCTTCCACCTCGCCTATCAGGGGAACGACGGCGGCAGCGATGCGCGGCTGGTGAATGGCAAGGCCCTGCTCAGTCGGCACCCGCTGCGAGACGCGGCGCACTTCACGTATGTCATCGCGGACGCGGAGCGAGAGGCGGCCATCGCGCGACAGGGCGAGCCCGGTGAGCTGGTGGAAGACCGCGGCGTGCTGTGGGCTCGCATCGACGTGGAGGGGCGCTCGGTGTCTCTCTACAACCTGCACCACGCCTTGGGAGACTCGGGCATCAACGCGCACAACCTCCGGCAGCTCAACGCGCTGCTGCGGCACCGCGAGGACGCGGACGCGGTGGTGCTGGGGGACTTCAACGCGAACACCGCCATCAAGCGCGGTGGCTCGTGGTTGTGGGCCCACTGGGGGGCCTACGACGACACGGACACGGTGGAGGAGTACCGCGCCCGGTACGGCACGCCGAGGGCCACGGTGGGTGACTGGGGCGTGGGCAACATCGCGGATCCACGACTCCGCCACGCGCTCCACGACCTGGAGCACGCGCTGCCGGAGAGCATCGCGCACGCGGCGCAGGTGCACGTGCGGCTCGCGGATGGTTCGGTGATGACGCCACACGCGGCGCGCGAGGCGCTGCGCTCGGGTGACATCCCTCGCGGTGGCCAGGAGTGGCTGAGACTCCAGGACGTGGCGGACTCCGCCACGCTGTCGTCACTGCCGGACGAAGCGGGCCTGGTTCCCGCCACGGGCAAGCGGTTCGACAACTTCTACGCGAGCCCCGGCCTGGAGCCCGTGATGTTCGAGGTGGATCGCTCCACCGAGTCCTCGGATCACCAGCCCGTGCTGGCCCACTACCGACTCCGCGAGGCCGCGGGCGCGCCGTCCGGGCAGCACTGA
- the rpiA gene encoding ribose-5-phosphate isomerase RpiA — MTFDVSATSRFKREAAERAVELIQPGMVVGLGTGSTAAFAVRRLAVLRAEGRLLDVMGVPTSVETERLARELGVPLTTLEARPEVDLTLDGADEVAPDLSLIKGAGGAMLREKVVAQASRREVIVVDAAKLSPRLGTHARVPVEVLPMALRVEARFLESLGAKVVPRVSVDGVPFLTDQGNAVLDCAFGPIEQPAQLAARLESRAGILAHGLFLGLATDVVVAGPDGVVLRSR; from the coding sequence ATGACCTTCGACGTGAGCGCCACGTCCCGTTTCAAGCGCGAGGCCGCCGAGCGGGCCGTGGAGCTCATCCAGCCGGGGATGGTGGTGGGGCTGGGCACGGGCAGCACCGCCGCGTTCGCGGTGCGCCGGCTGGCGGTGCTGCGCGCCGAGGGACGCCTGCTCGACGTGATGGGCGTGCCGACGTCCGTCGAGACGGAGCGACTGGCTCGCGAGCTGGGCGTGCCGCTCACCACGCTGGAGGCGAGGCCCGAGGTGGACCTCACCCTCGACGGAGCGGACGAGGTGGCCCCGGACCTGTCGCTCATCAAGGGCGCGGGCGGAGCCATGCTGCGCGAGAAGGTGGTCGCGCAGGCCAGTCGCCGCGAGGTCATCGTGGTGGATGCGGCCAAGCTCTCGCCGCGTCTCGGCACGCACGCCCGGGTGCCCGTGGAGGTGCTGCCCATGGCGCTGCGCGTGGAGGCGCGCTTCCTCGAATCCCTGGGCGCGAAGGTCGTGCCGCGCGTGAGCGTGGACGGCGTGCCCTTCCTCACCGACCAGGGGAACGCCGTGCTGGACTGCGCCTTCGGGCCCATCGAGCAGCCCGCGCAGCTCGCCGCGCGGTTGGAGTCGCGCGCGGGAATCCTGGCGCATGGCTTGTTCCTGGGGCTGGCCACGGACGTGGTGGTGGCGGGCCCTGACGGCGTGGTGCTGCGCTCCCGCTGA
- the tal gene encoding transaldolase — MLATQILREMGQSLWLDNITRGLLDEGTLARYAEAYGISGLTSNPSIFDLAIRQGNAYDAAILEQRDQGRTGEAAFFPLALEDLTRAAELFRPIHEATGGRDGWVSLEVSPLLAYDSARTVEQAVRLHALAGLPNLFIKIPGTPQGMRAIEDATFAGVPINVTLLFSAKQYLAAADAYRLGIERRIAAGRSPDVPSVASLFISRWDRAVEKKVTPALRNRLGIAMAGRVYRAYTALRESESMRRLVNKGGRMQQLLWASTGTKDPAARDTLYVEALAAPFTINTLPEPTLKAFAEHGRVGQPMPRDGGDAEAVLAAFAADGVDVDALADQLQREGAEAFVASWDRLMECIAQKMDALPSHLDTGAPA; from the coding sequence ATGCTCGCCACCCAGATTCTTCGTGAGATGGGCCAGAGCCTCTGGCTGGACAACATCACCCGCGGGTTGCTCGACGAGGGGACGCTCGCACGCTACGCCGAGGCGTATGGCATCAGCGGACTGACCTCGAATCCGAGCATCTTCGACCTGGCCATCCGGCAGGGGAATGCCTACGACGCCGCCATCCTGGAGCAGCGCGACCAAGGGCGCACGGGTGAGGCGGCCTTCTTCCCGCTGGCGCTGGAGGACCTCACGCGCGCGGCCGAGTTGTTCCGGCCCATCCACGAGGCGACGGGCGGGCGGGATGGCTGGGTATCGCTCGAGGTCTCGCCGCTCCTGGCCTACGACTCGGCGCGGACGGTGGAGCAGGCCGTGCGGCTGCATGCGCTGGCGGGCCTGCCCAACCTCTTCATCAAGATTCCGGGCACGCCGCAGGGCATGCGCGCCATCGAGGACGCGACCTTCGCGGGCGTGCCCATCAACGTGACGCTCCTCTTCTCCGCCAAGCAGTACCTGGCCGCCGCGGACGCGTACCGGCTGGGCATCGAGCGGAGGATCGCGGCGGGGCGCTCGCCGGATGTGCCCTCGGTGGCGTCGCTGTTCATCAGTCGGTGGGATCGCGCGGTGGAGAAGAAGGTGACGCCCGCGCTGCGCAATCGGCTGGGCATCGCCATGGCGGGGCGCGTCTACCGCGCCTACACGGCGCTGCGCGAGAGCGAGTCGATGCGTCGACTGGTGAACAAAGGCGGGCGCATGCAGCAGCTCTTGTGGGCCAGCACGGGCACCAAGGACCCGGCGGCGCGAGACACGCTGTACGTGGAGGCGCTCGCCGCGCCCTTCACCATCAACACGCTGCCGGAGCCCACGCTGAAGGCCTTCGCCGAGCACGGCCGGGTGGGGCAGCCGATGCCGAGGGATGGCGGAGACGCGGAGGCGGTGCTGGCCGCGTTCGCCGCGGATGGGGTGGACGTGGACGCGCTGGCGGACCAACTCCAGCGCGAGGGAGCGGAGGCGTTCGTGGCATCCTGGGACCGGCTGATGGAGTGCATCGCGCAGAAGATGGACGCGCTGCCTTCCCACTTGGACACCGGAGCGCCCGCATGA
- a CDS encoding SRPBCC family protein, with product MLKKILLGLAAVILVFVGVVATRPANFSVSRTATLPGTPDIAFALVNDFHQWGQWSPWDKLDPNLKRTFSGAETGVGAAYAWTGNQQVGEGRMTIEESVADTSIRIKLEFLKPFVATNTSRFTFKPVPEGVSVTWSMEGENNFISKAFSLFFDMDKQIGGDFEKGLASLNTLAKAESLKRAEEKAAAEKAAAEKAAAAQAPATGTPAVAAPTP from the coding sequence ATGCTCAAGAAGATTCTTCTGGGTCTCGCCGCCGTGATCCTCGTTTTCGTGGGCGTCGTCGCCACGCGCCCCGCCAACTTCTCCGTCAGCCGCACGGCCACGCTCCCGGGCACGCCGGACATCGCGTTCGCGCTGGTCAATGACTTTCACCAGTGGGGTCAGTGGTCGCCCTGGGACAAGTTGGATCCAAACCTGAAGCGCACCTTCTCTGGCGCGGAGACCGGCGTGGGCGCCGCCTACGCCTGGACCGGCAATCAGCAGGTGGGCGAGGGCCGGATGACCATCGAGGAGAGCGTCGCGGACACGTCCATCCGCATCAAGCTGGAGTTCCTCAAGCCCTTCGTGGCCACCAACACCAGCCGCTTCACGTTCAAGCCCGTGCCCGAGGGCGTGTCCGTCACGTGGTCCATGGAGGGGGAGAACAACTTCATCAGCAAGGCCTTCTCGCTCTTCTTCGACATGGACAAGCAGATCGGCGGCGACTTCGAGAAGGGCCTCGCGAGCCTGAACACCCTCGCCAAGGCCGAGTCCCTCAAGCGTGCCGAGGAGAAGGCCGCCGCCGAGAAGGCCGCCGCCGAGAAGGCCGCCGCCGCGCAGGCGCCCGCCACGGGCACGCCGGCCGTCGCCGCTCCCACGCCGTAG
- a CDS encoding AI-2E family transporter, with amino-acid sequence MKASRRQIPVYVPPRTVWAVGAQVVLLVMVGTALRHLGPVLTVLSLALLLALAMDPLVRLLSRWGVRRGPGVALVALLLLALTGLLVFTLVPMLVNQLQNLVRALPSFVAELSRIEWIHRLDERYGVLTRPQEAFDVAPGELAKPLVDVLSSTLALVGAGITMLALAVFGLLFGEDLYATMLGWVRPRRRVQVRRVVGRMREAVGNYLAGTLLVSTFGGTMTALVSLVLGVPYFLPLGLMTAVLGVIPYIGSVISAILVSLTTLATVGLRRAFIALALFMLYQQLESHLLGPLVQRRAVKMNPLLISVVVLVGAGMAGLLGAVIAVPVAAATQVVLQEVHRARRRKWKQEWRRVHPRALPLTRGAVDEGLLFAGPMSSPRGGQRKSSRPSPEGEGTSPH; translated from the coding sequence ATGAAGGCCTCGCGTCGGCAGATTCCCGTCTACGTGCCGCCTCGGACGGTGTGGGCGGTCGGGGCGCAGGTGGTCCTGCTGGTGATGGTCGGGACCGCACTGCGCCACCTGGGGCCCGTCCTCACCGTGCTGTCGCTGGCGCTCCTCCTCGCCCTCGCCATGGATCCGCTCGTCCGGCTCCTCTCCCGTTGGGGCGTGCGCCGTGGCCCTGGCGTGGCGCTCGTCGCGCTGCTCCTCCTGGCGCTCACGGGGCTGCTCGTCTTCACGCTCGTCCCCATGCTCGTCAACCAGCTCCAGAACCTGGTGCGCGCGCTGCCGAGCTTCGTGGCCGAGCTGTCCCGCATCGAGTGGATCCACCGACTGGATGAACGCTACGGCGTCCTCACCCGCCCGCAGGAGGCCTTCGACGTCGCGCCAGGAGAGCTGGCCAAGCCCCTGGTGGATGTCCTCTCCTCGACGCTGGCGCTCGTGGGCGCCGGCATCACCATGCTGGCGCTGGCCGTGTTCGGCCTGCTCTTCGGCGAGGACCTCTACGCGACGATGCTCGGCTGGGTGCGCCCGCGACGACGCGTTCAAGTGCGCCGCGTGGTGGGCCGCATGCGCGAGGCGGTGGGCAACTACCTCGCGGGCACGCTGCTCGTCTCCACCTTCGGCGGCACGATGACGGCGCTGGTGTCCCTGGTGCTCGGCGTGCCGTACTTCCTTCCGCTCGGACTCATGACGGCGGTGCTCGGCGTCATCCCGTACATCGGCAGCGTCATCAGCGCCATCCTCGTCAGCCTCACCACGCTCGCCACGGTCGGACTGCGCCGCGCCTTCATCGCGCTGGCGCTGTTCATGTTGTACCAGCAGCTCGAGTCCCACTTGCTCGGCCCGCTCGTGCAACGCCGCGCCGTCAAGATGAACCCGTTGCTCATCTCCGTGGTGGTGTTGGTGGGCGCCGGGATGGCCGGGCTCTTGGGCGCGGTCATCGCCGTGCCGGTGGCCGCCGCCACGCAAGTCGTCCTCCAGGAAGTCCACCGCGCGCGCCGTCGGAAGTGGAAGCAGGAGTGGCGACGCGTGCATCCGCGCGCACTCCCGCTGACGCGAGGCGCGGTGGACGAGGGCCTGCTGTTCGCTGGCCCCATGTCCTCCCCGCGCGGTGGTCAGCGAAAGTCGTCGCGGCCCAGTCCGGAAGGCGAGGGGACTTCGCCTCATTGA
- a CDS encoding VOC family protein, whose amino-acid sequence MDKASQTMSSFVKVLVSDAERSARFYEALGFERISAEPPFIRMRWGEHADLYLITPPPGVTMDGRRGMGVLLGFRTGDGGVDALLERARDQGAHADGPTVQPWYTREVIITDPDGYRLNFIEPA is encoded by the coding sequence ATGGACAAGGCCAGTCAGACGATGTCGTCGTTCGTGAAGGTGCTGGTGTCGGACGCGGAGCGCTCGGCGCGGTTCTACGAGGCGCTCGGCTTCGAGCGGATCAGCGCGGAGCCACCGTTCATCCGCATGCGGTGGGGTGAGCACGCGGACCTGTACCTCATCACGCCGCCGCCGGGCGTGACGATGGACGGGCGAAGGGGAATGGGCGTGCTGCTCGGCTTCCGCACTGGTGATGGCGGAGTGGACGCGTTGCTCGAACGCGCACGTGACCAAGGCGCGCATGCCGACGGCCCCACCGTCCAGCCCTGGTACACGCGAGAAGTCATCATCACGGACCCGGACGGCTATCGCCTGAACTTCATCGAGCCCGCGTAG
- a CDS encoding VWA domain-containing protein — MGHEKPVEPFSDLHLEEGRVRAVLLHDPTVEGLDMAIYMDASGSMKDEYTYTQPSRSFLEWLRGAPLKEAANQVEPQVQWMLEYLATKDRNGLLRVAYWATGNSGRDIEVIGELKGTDVKQYKFPGAKKLGGYTYLVPALKDYVRYMKEQANQGAKRGCAIIVTDGRLHDAEEVERFSAEVARDIAAGRLPRLNFVLVGVGDGIDEEQLEQIAHQEFPGVGHLWCHRIAKEITQVAELVAVLVDETMTVAAGGTIYDDKGKVLKTYEGRLPAVLEFDVPEGAESFTLEVNGQRYTQPLPDEDHHDEDHH; from the coding sequence ATGGGACACGAGAAACCCGTCGAGCCGTTTTCGGACCTCCACCTGGAAGAGGGGCGCGTGCGCGCCGTCCTGCTCCATGACCCCACTGTCGAGGGGCTGGACATGGCCATCTACATGGACGCGTCCGGCAGCATGAAGGACGAGTACACCTATACCCAGCCCTCCCGCTCCTTCCTGGAGTGGCTGCGCGGCGCGCCGCTCAAGGAGGCCGCCAACCAGGTCGAGCCTCAGGTGCAGTGGATGCTCGAGTACCTGGCCACCAAGGACCGCAACGGCCTCTTGCGCGTGGCGTATTGGGCCACCGGCAACAGCGGCAGGGATATCGAGGTCATCGGCGAGCTGAAGGGCACGGACGTGAAGCAGTACAAGTTCCCCGGCGCGAAAAAGCTCGGGGGCTACACGTACCTGGTGCCCGCGCTGAAGGACTACGTCCGCTACATGAAGGAGCAGGCGAACCAGGGCGCCAAGCGCGGCTGCGCCATCATCGTCACCGATGGGCGCCTGCATGACGCGGAGGAGGTGGAGCGCTTCTCCGCCGAGGTCGCGCGGGATATCGCCGCGGGCCGCCTGCCTCGCCTCAACTTCGTGCTCGTGGGCGTGGGCGACGGAATCGACGAGGAGCAGCTCGAGCAGATCGCCCACCAGGAGTTCCCCGGCGTGGGCCACCTGTGGTGCCACCGCATCGCCAAGGAAATCACCCAGGTGGCGGAGCTGGTCGCCGTGCTGGTCGACGAGACCATGACGGTCGCGGCCGGCGGCACCATCTACGACGACAAGGGCAAGGTGCTGAAGACCTACGAGGGCCGCCTCCCCGCAGTGCTGGAGTTCGACGTCCCCGAGGGCGCGGAGAGCTTCACCCTGGAGGTGAACGGCCAGCGCTACACCCAGCCGCTGCCGGATGAAGACCACCACGACGAGGACCACCACTGA
- a CDS encoding VWA domain-containing protein, which translates to MAGHEVIKRPFSDVHRMGAKVVATLLHDPTVEGLDVALYMDGSASMENEYGPRGILAKLAPVKNQVEPQMQWMLEYLANKDRDGKVRVAYWATGDGTQIEMVGDLTGPEAKGYRFPGPRAYGKATVMLPVLRDFVAHIKQQVSVGAKRGLAVIITDSQINDAQDVMAYATQVAKEIASGRLPRINFVFVGVGSNVDEEQMEEVSHTTYPGVGHLWCHRIADRMEEMAELVAVLVDETMTVAAGGTVFDEQGNILKTYEGRLPAVLEFDVPAECKAFTLEVAGQRFTQPIPEDHDDDDHDEDKAEPEPAQAPAPARPHRGHRH; encoded by the coding sequence ATGGCCGGGCATGAAGTCATCAAGCGTCCGTTCTCGGACGTGCACCGCATGGGCGCCAAGGTCGTGGCCACGCTGCTGCACGACCCCACCGTGGAAGGCCTGGACGTGGCCCTCTACATGGACGGCTCCGCGAGCATGGAGAACGAGTACGGCCCGCGCGGCATCCTCGCCAAGCTCGCGCCGGTGAAGAACCAGGTCGAGCCGCAGATGCAGTGGATGCTCGAGTACCTGGCCAACAAGGACCGGGACGGCAAGGTGCGCGTGGCGTACTGGGCCACGGGCGACGGCACGCAGATCGAAATGGTCGGTGACCTCACCGGCCCCGAGGCCAAGGGCTATCGCTTCCCTGGCCCGCGCGCCTACGGCAAGGCCACGGTGATGCTGCCCGTGCTGCGCGACTTCGTGGCGCACATCAAGCAGCAGGTCTCCGTGGGCGCCAAGCGCGGGTTGGCCGTCATCATCACCGACTCGCAGATCAACGACGCCCAGGACGTCATGGCCTACGCCACCCAGGTGGCCAAGGAGATCGCCTCGGGTCGGCTGCCTCGCATCAACTTCGTCTTCGTGGGCGTGGGCAGCAACGTGGACGAGGAGCAGATGGAGGAGGTCTCGCACACCACGTACCCGGGCGTGGGCCACCTGTGGTGCCACCGCATCGCCGACCGCATGGAGGAGATGGCGGAGCTGGTGGCCGTGCTCGTGGATGAGACCATGACCGTCGCGGCGGGCGGCACCGTGTTCGACGAGCAGGGCAACATCCTGAAGACGTATGAGGGACGCCTGCCCGCCGTGCTCGAGTTCGACGTGCCCGCCGAGTGCAAGGCCTTCACCCTCGAGGTCGCGGGCCAGCGCTTCACCCAGCCCATCCCCGAGGACCACGACGACGACGACCACGACGAGGACAAGGCCGAGCCCGAACCCGCTCAGGCCCCCGCCCCCGCCCGTCCGCATCGCGGCCACCGCCACTAA